The proteins below are encoded in one region of Acidimicrobiales bacterium:
- a CDS encoding DUF6093 family protein, whose product MTDEMDDIRTLFEDELTDHGTFTRDPEGTRDDVRDTATGRLVPPPGDADPVYSGPCRIGPLPRARRSYDEAGAEVYPGESLVRVPMSAPALLIGDTFVLDEVGEDGDQSLVGRPFVVTGVGRSSRAALRRLTVLDKERGPRT is encoded by the coding sequence GTGACCGACGAGATGGACGACATCAGAACGCTGTTCGAGGACGAGCTGACCGACCACGGCACCTTCACCCGGGACCCGGAAGGCACCCGCGACGACGTGCGCGACACCGCAACCGGGCGGCTCGTCCCGCCGCCGGGCGACGCCGACCCGGTGTACTCCGGCCCATGCCGAATCGGTCCGCTGCCACGTGCTCGGCGGTCCTACGACGAAGCCGGGGCCGAGGTCTACCCCGGTGAGTCACTGGTCCGAGTGCCCATGTCGGCGCCCGCACTGCTGATCGGCGACACGTTCGTGCTCGACGAGGTCGGCGAGGACGGCGACCAGTCGCTCGTCGGCCGGCCGTTCGTCGTGACCGGCGTCGGCCGGTCGTCGAGGGCGGCGCTCCGACGACTGACCGTGCTCGACAAGGAACGGGGGCCGCGCACATGA